CGCGCACAGCACGTCGCCCTCGGTGCGCCGGTTGCCGTTGCGGGTGGCCATCCGCAAGGCCCGGGTGAGCGCCCGCCTGGCCTGCTTGTAGCGGCCCTGCTCGGAGCGGATCAGGCCGAGGCCGAGGAACGCGATCGCCGACGACTGCGGCCAGCCCGCCGCCCGGTGCAACCGCAGCCCGCGCTGGAGCACCTTGGCCGACTCGTCGAGCCGGCCCAGCGCCCAGTAGAGGCCGGACAAGTTGCCCAGCACGGTCGCCTCGGCGGTGCGGTTCTCGTTGCGCTGCGCCACCTCGATGCTGCCCTCGAACAGCTCGATGGCGTCGAGGAGCCGGCCGTTGCGCCAGTAGAGCAGCGCAAGGTTGCCCATCACCCCGCCCTCGCCGGCCTGCCAGCCGCTGGACCGGGCCAACTCGAGTGCGCGGCGGTAGTGCGGCTCGGCCGCCGGCAGGTCGGACCGCTGCGCGTGCAGGTCGCCGAGGCTGATCTCGGCTGCCGCGGTGCCCATCGGGTCGTTGTCGGCGGCGGCCGCGACCAGGGCCGCCTCGGCGATCGCCCGCCACTCCGTCGGGCTGCCGGTCGACCACAGCAACGGGCGCAGCGCGTCGGCCAGCCGCACCGCCACCGGGCGCGGCCCGTGCTGCGCCGCGACCGCCACCGTCGGCACCAGGTTGGGCAGCTCGGCGGTGATCCAGTCGACGGCGTCGGCGGCGCTGGGGAACGCGACGGACGGGGTCGCCGGCGCGGTCACCGGCAGCCGGGAGAACTCCGGGTAGACCAGCCGGCTGGCCGCGTCGACGTGGTCGAGATACCACCCGAAGAGCCGGCCCCGGGCCGCGTCGTGGTCGGGCTCGTCAGCCGCCAGCCGGCCGCGGGCGTATTCGGCGACCAGGTCGTGCAGGCCGTAGCGGCCAGGGCCGCGCTCGTTGACCAGGCTGGCGGCCACCAGCGGATCGAGCGCCGGGCCGATCTCGGGTCGGCCGGTCAGGGCGGTCGCGAGCCCTGCTCCGAACTCGGCGCCCGGCACCAGCGCGAGCAGCCGGAACAACCGCCGGGCGGGCTCGGCGAGGGCCGCGTAGCTCAGGTCGAACGCGGCCGACACAGTGGCCGCCGCGTCGTGCTCGATGCCCAGACCGGCCAGCCGGTCGCCGGCCCGCAGCCGTTGGTTATAGGTCGTGATCGGCCTGGGCCGGCCGGTGTCGACCTGCGCGGCCGCGATCCGCAGCGCGAGCGGCAGGTGGCCGGTCAGCGCGGCGAGGTCGGCCGCGGCGGCCTGCTCGCGGGCCACCACGTCGGCGCCGAGCAGGCGGCCGAGCAGCGCGCTGGAGGTGGCCGGCGCCAGCACGTCGAGTGGCAGCGCGACGGCGCCGTCGACCGCGACCAGGCCGGCGAGCCGGTTGCGGCTGGTCACCAGCGTCACGCTGCCGTCGCCGGCGGGGAGCAGCGGACGCACCTGGTCGGCGTGCTCGGCGTTGTCGAGGAGCACCAGGAGCTGCTTGTCGGCGGTGATCGTGCGATAGACCTGGACCGCCTCGTCGAGGTCGGCCGGGGTGCTGGCCGCCGGCACGCCGAACGCGGCCAGGAACCGGCCGACCACCTCGGCCGGGCGCAGCGACCGCGACTGGGCCCAGCCACGCAGGTCGACGGCGAGCTGGCCGTCGGGGAAGCGGCGGCGGACCCGGTGTCCCCACTGGACGGCCAGGGTGGTCTTGCCGACCCCGGCCATGCCGGAGATCACCACCGCGACCGGTGCGCCGCCGGCGCCGCCGACCACCGTGTCGAGCCGGCGCAGGGCCTGGTCGCGGCCGAGGAAGGTGCGTGTCGGCGGGGGGAGCTGGGCCGGCGCGGTGCGCTCCTGGGCGGCCGCGCGCAGGATCCGCCGGTGCAGCTCGCGCAGGTTGTCGCCGGGGTCGACGCCGAGCTCGTCGGCCAGCAAGCGGCGGGTGCGCTCGTAGGCGGCCAACGCCTCGGCGCGCCGGTCGGAGCGGGCCAGCGCCCGCATCAACTGGCCCTGGAGCCGTTCGCGCAGGGGGTGTTGCTCGGCCAGCGTCCGCACCTCGGCGCCGATCTCGCGGTGCCGGCCCAGCTCGAGCTCCAGCTCGAAGCAGTCCTCATAGGCCGCGAGCCGCAGCTCGTGCAGCCGGGCCGCCTCGGCGCGGACCCGGTCGCCGTAGTCGTCACCATCGTAGGCCGCGGCGCCGCGCCACAGGCCGAGGGCCTTGCGCAGCGCCCGGCGGGCGTCTTCGCCCTCTGAGTCGGCGCGCAGCCGCCCGGCCTGCGCCAGCAGCGTCTGGAACGTGTCGGAGTCGAGCCCACCCGGCGGCACGACGAGCTCGTAGCCGGCCGGTGTCCGGTGTAGCGCGTCGTCGCCGAGCGCCTTGCGCAGGTGATGGATGAGCACCCGGATGGCGCCGCGCCGGGTCTCCTCGCCGGCGCCCTTCTCCCACAACGCCTCGGCGAGCACCGCCACCGACACGGTGCGGTTGGCGTCGACGAGTAGGTTGGCGAGCACCACGCGGACCTGGCGGGCGGCCAGCGCGACCACCTCTGGATCGGCGTGCTGCGTGCGCGCATCAGGCTCTGCCCGCAGCACACGCAGCGGGCCAAGCACTTCGAACCGCATGGGCATCTCCCAGTTGTTACCATGGCAAAGACGGCTACTCACGTTAGCGCACGCGCGCCACCTCTTGCCGGTTCAGCCAACGCAGAACCAACACCGGCCCTGCACAGTAGGCACCGGCCGCACCGCCCTGGGCGCAACCGGCCGCCGAGGGGGGTGACGCGGCCAACGGGGGGCCGCGTCTTCCCTCTGCCCCGCCGCCGGATCAGCCGCGCGGCGGGTCTTCTTTTTCGCGCTTCAGGTCGTCTTCGCGCCGGCGTAGGTCGGCTTCCCAGCGCTCGAACATCTCGCGGTCGCCGGTGGGCTCGCGTTCGATGGAGCGGAGAAACTCGGGGTCGTCGTCGGGCGCCTTCGGCCGCGGGCGCTCGGCCTCGGGGAAGCCGTTGCCGGGCCGCCACTGGCCGCCCGGCCGTGGTGAGTTGTGTCGACCCGCGACAAACCACGCCACGCCGCCGACCAGGGGGAAGAACAGGATGATGAGCACCCATGCGATCCGCGGCAGCGCCCGGATCTCGCCCTCCTCGGCGGAGAGGCAACTGATCAGCGCGGCGACTGCCAGCACGAGCTGGGCCACGAAGAGGAGACCGTAGAGGCGCACCATGCGGACATGATGGACCGTCGGCACCCACCCCGGCCACCCCGTGGCCCTGCCAAAACGGCTGTCAGAGAATCAGGACCATCAACAAACCGAGAATCGCATAGCCGGGTACGACCAACGCGGCCACCAGCAGCATCCGCGGCGTGACCGGGGTAACCGGGGTTGACCTGCCGGCGAGCTGCCGCACCCGGCGCATCGTCCACAGTCCCGCCACGCCCCAGCCGGCGATGGCGACGGCCGCGAACACCCCGCCCGGCGTGCCGTGCCGCACCCCGAACCGGGCCGCGAGCACCGCGGTCACCGACAGGGTCAGCACCGTGCGGCCCCAGGCCAGCCGGGTGCGGATCCACGCGACGCCGGTGTCGCGTACCCGGAAGTCGGCCCTCTCCGGGTTGACCTCAGCCACGCGCGGCCTGCACCAGCACCGCGGCCACCAGCAACAGCGCGCCGATCGCCACCAGGATCGACAGCAGTGCCGGGAACTGCGACGGGGGCAGGTCGCGCTTTTCCCGCATCGCCCGCTCGGCCCGGGCCCAGTGGTCGACCGCGCGCAGCGCGACGAAGCCGCCGAGCACGAGCAGCGCCACCGCGATCACCTCGCGCAGGTGTGCGATGCCCAGCACGGGCAGGAACTGGGCGGCGGCGAGCCCACCGGCCACCAGCGCGAGGGCGGTGCGGATCCAGGCCAGGAACGTGCGCTCGTTGGCCAGCGAGAACCGGTAGTCCGGCGTCTCGCCCACGTCCTGGGGGTCGAACCACCGCTTGATCACGTTTCGATTATCGGTCGACGGGTGCCATAACCTGTAGCGGTGACGGATCTCGACGCCGCGGCGCTGCGCGCCGCCTACGACGCCCAGCTCCGCACCATCGATCCCGACGTGCCGGGCGTGACGTTCGAGATGGACGGTCCGGTGCACCGCGGCTACGGCTCGCCCGGCGGCGGGTTCGTCGTCTACCGCGATCTCGGCGGCCTGGCCGGCGCCGACCTCGACGCGGTGATCGCCCGCCAGCGCGACTTCTTCGCTGCCCGCGGCGAAGAGGTCGAGTGGAAGCTGCATGCCCACGACGAGCCGGCCGACCTCAGCACCCGCCTCGAGGCGCACGGTTTCGCGCCGCAGGAACGGGAAACGATCGTGATCGGTGCGATCGCGCCGCTCGCGGCCGCCCTCCCGGTGCCGCCGCCCGGGGTCCGGCTGCGCGAGGTCAGCGAGCGCGCCGACCTCGACCGGATCGCCCGGATGGAGACCGAGGTCTGGGGCGACGACCGCGGCTGGCTCGCTGACACGCTCGCCGACGAGATCGCCGCGCACCCGGCTGTGATCACCGTCGTCGTGGCCGAAGACGAGCAGACCAACGAAGTGGTCAGCGCCGGCTGGATCCGGTTCGTGCCGGGCACCGCGTTCGCGACCCTCTGGGGCGGCAGCACGCTGGCCGCCTACCGCAGCCGAGGCATCTACCGGGCGCTGGTGGCACACCGGGCCCGGCTGGCCGACGCCAACGGCTACACGCTGCTCCAGGTCGACGCCTCCGACGACAGCCGGCCGATCCTCGAGCGGCTGGGATTTGTGGCGGTCACCACCACGACCCCCTACGTCTACCATCCGTGATCATGGCTGAGCTGACTGATCACGAACGAGCGACGTTGAAACGCGCCGCCTTCGGCGTGGTCTACCTCGTTTCCAGTGCCGACCCCGGTTTCCTGTCGATGCTGCGCGAGAGCGCGGCGGCGGCCGGCGCCTTCACCGGCGCCCGCGGCCTGGCCCGTGACGTGCTGACCAGCGGAGCCCTGCCCACGCTGCCCCGCAAGGATCCGGTGCGGGTCGAGGCCGAGGTGCTGCCGGCCCTGACCGAGTCGCTCTCCATCCTGCGGGTCAAGGCGCCCGACGAGGTCGACAACT
This genomic interval from Asanoa ferruginea contains the following:
- a CDS encoding AfsR/SARP family transcriptional regulator, which encodes MRFEVLGPLRVLRAEPDARTQHADPEVVALAARQVRVVLANLLVDANRTVSVAVLAEALWEKGAGEETRRGAIRVLIHHLRKALGDDALHRTPAGYELVVPPGGLDSDTFQTLLAQAGRLRADSEGEDARRALRKALGLWRGAAAYDGDDYGDRVRAEAARLHELRLAAYEDCFELELELGRHREIGAEVRTLAEQHPLRERLQGQLMRALARSDRRAEALAAYERTRRLLADELGVDPGDNLRELHRRILRAAAQERTAPAQLPPPTRTFLGRDQALRRLDTVVGGAGGAPVAVVISGMAGVGKTTLAVQWGHRVRRRFPDGQLAVDLRGWAQSRSLRPAEVVGRFLAAFGVPAASTPADLDEAVQVYRTITADKQLLVLLDNAEHADQVRPLLPAGDGSVTLVTSRNRLAGLVAVDGAVALPLDVLAPATSSALLGRLLGADVVAREQAAAADLAALTGHLPLALRIAAAQVDTGRPRPITTYNQRLRAGDRLAGLGIEHDAAATVSAAFDLSYAALAEPARRLFRLLALVPGAEFGAGLATALTGRPEIGPALDPLVAASLVNERGPGRYGLHDLVAEYARGRLAADEPDHDAARGRLFGWYLDHVDAASRLVYPEFSRLPVTAPATPSVAFPSAADAVDWITAELPNLVPTVAVAAQHGPRPVAVRLADALRPLLWSTGSPTEWRAIAEAALVAAAADNDPMGTAAAEISLGDLHAQRSDLPAAEPHYRRALELARSSGWQAGEGGVMGNLALLYWRNGRLLDAIELFEGSIEVAQRNENRTAEATVLGNLSGLYWALGRLDESAKVLQRGLRLHRAAGWPQSSAIAFLGLGLIRSEQGRYKQARRALTRALRMATRNGNRRTEGDVLCAIAQVHAACGEGEEAIRTARRAIEIGIETERSRLLADAHKALGMAYHGNDDLDQAADALDEAIRLARRAAYPHTEVGALAALADLRREQGRPTDGQDLAETALDLARQSGFRILEGQALRVLASCAHDLGVAPDAIRNVRSALKIHRESGHRPGIAAALLLLGDVLVEWGDVEAGTEMWVKARNLYTDLASPHAAAAQARLTRA
- a CDS encoding PLD nuclease N-terminal domain-containing protein is translated as MVRLYGLLFVAQLVLAVAALISCLSAEEGEIRALPRIAWVLIILFFPLVGGVAWFVAGRHNSPRPGGQWRPGNGFPEAERPRPKAPDDDPEFLRSIEREPTGDREMFERWEADLRRREDDLKREKEDPPRG
- a CDS encoding DUF202 domain-containing protein, with the translated sequence MAEVNPERADFRVRDTGVAWIRTRLAWGRTVLTLSVTAVLAARFGVRHGTPGGVFAAVAIAGWGVAGLWTMRRVRQLAGRSTPVTPVTPRMLLVAALVVPGYAILGLLMVLIL
- a CDS encoding YidH family protein, with the protein product MIKRWFDPQDVGETPDYRFSLANERTFLAWIRTALALVAGGLAAAQFLPVLGIAHLREVIAVALLVLGGFVALRAVDHWARAERAMREKRDLPPSQFPALLSILVAIGALLLVAAVLVQAARG
- a CDS encoding GNAT family N-acetyltransferase, whose product is MTDLDAAALRAAYDAQLRTIDPDVPGVTFEMDGPVHRGYGSPGGGFVVYRDLGGLAGADLDAVIARQRDFFAARGEEVEWKLHAHDEPADLSTRLEAHGFAPQERETIVIGAIAPLAAALPVPPPGVRLREVSERADLDRIARMETEVWGDDRGWLADTLADEIAAHPAVITVVVAEDEQTNEVVSAGWIRFVPGTAFATLWGGSTLAAYRSRGIYRALVAHRARLADANGYTLLQVDASDDSRPILERLGFVAVTTTTPYVYHP